One segment of Candidatus Blochmannia ocreatus DNA contains the following:
- the rsmI gene encoding 16S rRNA (cytidine(1402)-2'-O)-methyltransferase encodes MSILYIVPTPIGNLQDITFRALSVLKKVDYIVAEDTRRVRVLLEFYSIKASLYSFQQYTEHKKTPVLVDKLKSGFSLALVADAGTPLISDPGYFLVKTCKALNIKVIPLPGPCAAITALCGSGLPTDRFCFEGFLPRKHSVRINRLQDLLEEPRTLIFYDVKHRIIETLQDMISVFGTERHVVLARELTKVWESIYGAPIGTLLSWIQRDTSKIRGEIVLIVSGNCLNSNVLSPKISYIMEILIKELPLKKVAILMKIMYGTKRNVIYKQYLNKKFNKVKK; translated from the coding sequence ATGTCAATATTGTATATTGTTCCTACTCCAATTGGTAATTTACAAGATATTACATTTAGAGCGTTATCTGTTTTAAAAAAAGTGGACTATATTGTAGCAGAGGATACTCGGCGTGTACGTGTTTTGTTGGAATTTTATTCCATAAAAGCAAGTTTGTATTCATTTCAGCAATATACTGAACACAAAAAGACACCAGTGTTAGTAGATAAATTAAAATCTGGTTTTAGTCTCGCGTTAGTTGCTGATGCTGGCACGCCATTAATTAGTGATCCCGGGTATTTTTTAGTAAAAACTTGTAAAGCATTGAATATTAAAGTAATTCCTTTGCCGGGTCCATGCGCTGCTATTACTGCATTATGTGGATCTGGATTACCAACAGATCGGTTTTGCTTTGAAGGTTTTTTGCCGCGCAAACATAGTGTCCGTATAAATCGGTTACAAGATTTGTTAGAAGAGCCTCGTACTTTAATTTTCTATGATGTAAAACATAGAATTATAGAAACTTTACAGGATATGATTAGTGTGTTTGGCACAGAACGTCATGTGGTTTTAGCAAGAGAATTAACTAAAGTATGGGAATCTATTTATGGCGCTCCTATAGGTACATTATTATCTTGGATACAGAGAGACACTTCGAAGATTCGCGGAGAAATAGTATTGATTGTTTCTGGAAATTGTTTAAACAGTAATGTTTTGTCACCTAAAATATCGTATATTATGGAAATATTAATCAAAGAATTACCTTTGAAAAAAGTTGCAATTTTAATGAAAATTATGTATGGTACAAAGAGAAATGTGATTTATAAACAATATTTAAATAAGAAATTTAATAAAGTTAAAAAATAA
- a CDS encoding YhcB family protein translates to MVWVLALINLVIGIFIGITIMYYKTKYLLNNQKNLRNELQNNKTQLNAYKKELSQHFFNTIDLLNKIAENYRSLYDNVKKSANFFLPNAHMLNNIEEFSTQNIKHEKLPIETPLDYSDNIENTTENLNNK, encoded by the coding sequence ATGGTCTGGGTATTAGCGCTCATTAATTTAGTAATTGGAATTTTTATAGGCATCACTATTATGTACTATAAGACAAAATATTTATTAAATAATCAAAAAAATTTACGTAATGAACTACAAAATAATAAAACACAACTTAATGCATATAAAAAAGAACTAAGTCAGCATTTTTTTAATACCATAGATTTACTTAATAAAATAGCAGAAAATTATCGCAGTCTATATGATAACGTTAAAAAAAGCGCTAATTTTTTCTTACCAAATGCACATATGTTAAATAACATAGAAGAATTTAGCACGCAGAACATAAAACATGAAAAATTACCTATTGAAACCCCGTTAGACTATTCTGATAATATAGAAAATACTACAGAAAATCTCAACAATAAATAA
- a CDS encoding DedA family protein has product MIVYSLIFIILFLENAIIPAVFLPGDSLLIILGILIGKGCLNFFITLFILTIAASLGTWISYLQGKFLERNKTVRRWLSRFPNKFYQKIVFMLNKHGLYALFFGRFIAFARTVLPIIAGVYRLNSLRFQIFNWISSFLWVFILIVLGVLVERTKFLDILCYFNL; this is encoded by the coding sequence TTGATCGTTTATTCTTTAATATTTATTATTCTTTTTTTAGAAAATGCTATTATTCCAGCTGTGTTTTTACCAGGAGATAGCTTGTTGATTATTTTAGGGATTTTAATAGGAAAGGGTTGTTTAAATTTTTTCATAACTTTGTTTATTTTAACAATAGCTGCAAGTTTAGGGACGTGGATAAGTTATTTACAAGGTAAATTTTTAGAAAGAAATAAAACTGTAAGACGTTGGTTGTCAAGATTTCCTAATAAATTTTATCAAAAAATCGTGTTTATGTTAAATAAACACGGTTTGTATGCTTTATTTTTTGGGCGATTTATAGCATTTGCACGAACTGTATTGCCTATTATTGCGGGTGTATATAGATTAAATTCATTACGTTTCCAAATATTTAATTGGATTAGTTCTTTTTTATGGGTTTTTATACTTATTGTGTTAGGTGTGTTAGTAGAACGTACTAAATTTTTAGATATATTATGTTATTTTAATTTGTGA
- the dnaG gene encoding DNA primase, with amino-acid sequence MIRVSNTIIKELISRTNIIDIISHKFYLKKQGKNFVGHCPFHDEKNPSFTVSIEKQFYYCFSCGSHGNVIDFLMNHDKLNFIESIQFLSNMHGISINSNINACKNNNSQQNDLYQLVNELCEYYINILNQKKYSYVYEYLKKRGLNSETINNFSIGFAPPEWEHSIKITKILSYKTELLKKLGIFLGKHLNYHQRYNRFHNRIIFPIHNINGNIIAFGGRSISDKTTPKYLNSADTAIFKKSQNLYGLYKNYVQHKKIPYILLVEGYFDVISLMAFKIPYVTATLGTNITAYQINMLYKITDCIICCYDGDNAGKIAAWRTLNQTLPYLTDKREIYFIFLPNGEDPDTLIRKIGKDKFLKILQNKQDISNFLFKILSQKINLQTLSGKIKLSNLILPMIKKIPGETLKLYLLQQLGNKIGILDDRKLHQLLQKTPVSSDYNTKITKNIDISNTVEHILIGLLMQNPKLAKLVPDTQILQTYENYDIKIFIDLVETCKTYTILNSAQLLEHYRDNNFFKKLEILTFWNHMVKEDIIENTFIEALIKLHNLILKQKQETLIAQDRVNKLTQQERRELWLINQALSVQYNTAKF; translated from the coding sequence ATTATTCGTGTTTCAAATACAATAATTAAAGAACTAATATCACGCACAAATATTATTGATATAATATCCCATAAATTTTATCTAAAAAAACAGGGAAAAAATTTTGTAGGTCACTGTCCTTTTCATGATGAAAAAAATCCATCATTTACCGTAAGTATAGAAAAACAATTTTATTATTGTTTTAGTTGTGGATCACATGGAAATGTAATAGATTTTTTAATGAATCATGATAAGCTCAATTTTATTGAATCTATTCAATTCCTATCAAACATGCATGGAATTTCAATAAATTCAAATATTAATGCTTGTAAAAATAACAACTCACAACAAAATGATTTATACCAATTAGTTAATGAACTATGCGAATATTATATTAATATCCTCAATCAAAAAAAATATTCATATGTCTACGAATATTTAAAAAAACGTGGATTAAACTCTGAAACTATTAATAATTTTAGCATAGGATTTGCCCCTCCAGAATGGGAACATTCTATAAAAATCACTAAAATTCTTTCATACAAAACAGAATTACTAAAAAAATTAGGTATATTTTTGGGTAAACATCTAAATTATCACCAAAGATACAATAGATTTCATAATCGAATTATATTTCCTATCCATAATATCAATGGAAATATTATAGCATTTGGTGGACGTTCTATTTCAGACAAAACAACACCTAAATATTTAAATTCTGCAGATACTGCGATTTTTAAAAAAAGTCAAAATTTATACGGTTTATATAAAAATTATGTGCAACATAAAAAAATTCCTTACATACTTCTAGTAGAAGGTTATTTCGATGTTATATCACTCATGGCATTTAAAATTCCCTATGTAACAGCTACTTTAGGTACTAATATTACTGCTTATCAAATTAATATGCTATATAAAATTACCGATTGTATTATCTGTTGTTATGATGGTGATAATGCAGGGAAAATAGCAGCTTGGCGTACTTTAAATCAGACATTACCTTATCTGACTGATAAACGTGAAATATATTTTATATTTTTACCTAATGGAGAAGACCCAGACACCCTAATACGTAAAATAGGAAAAGATAAATTTTTGAAAATTTTGCAAAACAAACAAGATATATCAAATTTTTTATTTAAAATATTATCTCAAAAAATAAATTTGCAAACATTATCTGGAAAAATTAAATTAAGCAATTTGATATTACCTATGATTAAAAAAATTCCTGGAGAAACATTAAAATTGTACTTATTGCAACAATTAGGAAATAAAATAGGAATCTTAGATGATAGAAAACTGCATCAATTACTTCAAAAAACACCTGTTTCATCTGATTATAATACAAAAATCACAAAAAATATTGACATTAGTAACACTGTAGAACACATATTAATAGGATTATTGATGCAAAACCCAAAACTTGCTAAATTAGTTCCAGACACACAAATATTACAAACATACGAAAACTATGATATAAAAATATTTATAGATTTAGTTGAAACATGTAAAACATATACTATATTAAATTCTGCTCAACTATTAGAGCATTATCGTGATAATAATTTTTTCAAAAAACTTGAAATATTAACTTTTTGGAACCACATGGTTAAAGAAGATATAATTGAAAATACATTTATAGAAGCATTAATAAAATTACATAATTTAATATTAAAACAAAAACAAGAAACATTAATAGCGCAAGATCGTGTAAATAAACTAACACAACAAGAACGCAGAGAATTATGGCTAATCAATCAAGCATTATCAGTGCAATATAATACTGCTAAGTTTTAA
- a CDS encoding BON domain-containing protein, which produces MNWLLLTTLLSIVTLQACCSSLLAVGTATAITTAWNDSRTLGTQLDDNIIAINITYSLYKNSHIRQAARIKNTVYHGDVLLTGQSLSSALTEDAIKIIREINGTKKIYNAIRKKSPINLQSILRDMWITNKIRFNIFLKDNIYSSDIKITTENKEVFLIGKITPEKENILREIIKQTAPTVSIIFIPYLHK; this is translated from the coding sequence ATGAATTGGCTATTATTAACAACCTTATTATCTATAGTAACATTGCAAGCGTGTTGTTCCAGCCTACTAGCAGTAGGAACCGCTACGGCTATAACAACTGCTTGGAATGATTCCCGTACTTTAGGTACACAATTAGATGATAATATCATAGCAATTAATATCACATATTCTTTATATAAAAACTCACATATCAGGCAAGCCGCTAGAATAAAAAATACTGTATATCACGGTGACGTATTGTTAACTGGTCAGTCTCTTTCTTCTGCATTGACTGAAGATGCTATAAAAATAATCAGAGAAATTAATGGAACTAAAAAAATTTATAATGCCATCAGAAAAAAATCCCCAATAAATCTCCAGTCTATTTTACGAGATATGTGGATTACTAACAAAATACGATTTAATATCTTTTTAAAAGATAATATTTATAGTTCTGATATTAAAATAACTACAGAAAATAAAGAAGTATTTTTAATAGGTAAAATTACTCCAGAAAAAGAAAATATACTTAGAGAGATAATAAAACAAACGGCCCCGACAGTATCGATAATATTCATCCCATATTTACATAAATGA
- the rpoD gene encoding RNA polymerase sigma factor RpoD: MEHNPQSQLKLLVTRGKEQGYLTFSEVNDHLPADIADPGQIENIIQMMNDMGIQVMEEAPNSDDFLLIEHTTSTNDEEDATEAAVQALVNVESDLGRTTDPVRMYMREMGTVELLTREGEIDIAKRIEDGINQVQCSVAEYPDAITYLLKQYERVKTGEVRLSELITGFVDINAENITSLNNNINNISHNIHSIINIETISEDNEEENDYNNIDPEMARKKFKTLRNQYDLTRKTIQCNGRNNIQSLKEISKLSEVFKQFRLVPKQFDYLVNSMRTIMERVRTQERLIMKLCVETSKMPKKNFIELFSGNETNDNWFRAALSTHTSWSEKLNTINQDVYNGIHKLYQIEQETGLTIKQLKDINRRMSIGEAKARRAKKEMVEANLRLVISIAKKYTNRGLQFLDLIQEGNIGLMKAVDKFEYRRGYKFSTYATWWIRQAITRSIADQARTIRIPVHMIETINKLNRVSRQMLQEMGHEPTPEELAERLFMSEEKIRKVLKIAKEPISMETPIGDDDDSHLGDFIEDTTLDLPLDSATSDNLRTATHDVLAGLTPREAKVLRMRFGIDMNSDHTLEEVGKQFDVTRERIRQIEAKALRKLRHPSRSEILKSFLDD, encoded by the coding sequence ATGGAACACAACCCACAATCACAACTAAAGTTACTCGTTACCCGTGGAAAAGAACAAGGATATTTAACTTTTTCTGAAGTTAACGATCACTTACCAGCAGACATCGCAGATCCTGGGCAAATAGAAAATATAATTCAAATGATGAATGATATGGGTATTCAAGTTATGGAAGAAGCCCCAAATTCCGACGATTTTTTATTAATAGAACACACTACCTCCACTAATGATGAAGAAGATGCAACAGAAGCAGCTGTACAGGCGTTAGTAAATGTAGAATCAGATTTAGGTAGAACAACTGATCCGGTGCGGATGTACATGAGGGAAATGGGTACTGTGGAGCTATTAACTCGGGAGGGTGAAATAGATATAGCGAAAAGAATAGAAGATGGAATAAATCAAGTTCAATGTTCAGTTGCTGAATATCCAGATGCGATTACTTATTTATTAAAACAATACGAACGCGTCAAAACTGGTGAAGTACGTTTATCAGAATTAATCACAGGGTTTGTGGATATTAATGCGGAAAATATTACCTCTTTAAATAATAACATAAATAATATTTCTCACAATATTCACTCTATTATTAATATAGAAACAATATCTGAAGATAATGAAGAAGAAAATGATTATAACAATATTGATCCAGAAATGGCTCGTAAAAAATTCAAAACACTACGTAATCAATATGATTTAACACGTAAAACTATTCAATGTAATGGACGCAATAATATTCAGTCATTAAAAGAAATTTCAAAACTTTCTGAAGTATTTAAACAATTTAGATTGGTTCCAAAACAATTTGATTACTTAGTAAATAGTATGCGTACTATTATGGAACGAGTACGAACACAAGAACGATTAATCATGAAATTATGTGTTGAAACTAGTAAAATGCCTAAAAAAAATTTTATTGAATTATTTTCGGGTAACGAAACTAATGACAATTGGTTTCGCGCTGCTTTATCTACGCATACATCATGGTCAGAAAAATTAAATACAATCAATCAAGATGTATATAATGGCATACATAAATTATATCAAATTGAACAAGAAACTGGATTAACTATAAAGCAATTAAAAGATATTAATCGTAGAATGTCTATAGGCGAAGCTAAAGCACGTAGAGCTAAAAAAGAAATGGTCGAGGCTAATTTGCGTTTAGTAATATCTATTGCAAAAAAATATACAAACAGGGGACTACAATTCTTAGACTTAATACAAGAAGGGAACATTGGTTTAATGAAAGCTGTAGATAAATTTGAATACCGTCGTGGTTATAAATTTTCTACTTATGCCACTTGGTGGATTCGACAAGCTATCACCCGATCAATAGCAGATCAAGCACGTACTATTCGTATTCCAGTGCATATGATAGAAACTATCAATAAATTAAACCGAGTTTCTCGTCAAATGTTACAGGAAATGGGTCATGAACCAACTCCTGAAGAACTAGCAGAACGTCTATTTATGTCAGAAGAAAAAATTAGAAAAGTATTGAAGATAGCTAAGGAACCTATTTCCATGGAAACCCCAATAGGGGATGACGATGATTCCCATCTTGGTGATTTTATTGAGGATACTACTTTAGATCTACCGTTAGATTCAGCAACTTCAGATAATTTACGTACTGCTACACATGATGTACTTGCCGGGTTGACTCCAAGAGAGGCTAAAGTATTGCGCATGAGATTTGGTATTGATATGAATTCTGATCACACGTTAGAAGAAGTTGGAAAACAATTTGATGTAACTAGAGAAAGAATTCGACAAATTGAGGCAAAAGCTTTGAGAAAATTACGTCACCCTAGTCGTTCTGAAATATTAAAAAGTTTTTTAGATGATTAG
- the rplM gene encoding 50S ribosomal protein L13 yields the protein MKTFMVKSNFLKERRWYVVDAKDKVLGRLSSLIIKYLIGKYKVEYAPHIDIGDYVIVLNAKKVYISGKKQNYKIYYHHTGYIGGIKQLNFKQMMNKRSERVIEIAVKGMLPKGPLGRVMYSRLRVYAGSTHLHCAQTPKVINF from the coding sequence ATGAAAACTTTTATGGTAAAATCAAATTTTCTTAAAGAACGAAGATGGTATGTTGTTGATGCTAAGGATAAAGTGCTGGGACGTCTTTCTAGCTTAATTATTAAATATTTAATAGGTAAATATAAAGTAGAATACGCTCCTCATATAGATATTGGAGATTATGTTATTGTTTTAAATGCAAAGAAAGTATATATTTCAGGTAAAAAGCAGAACTATAAAATATATTATCATCACACTGGATATATAGGAGGTATTAAACAATTAAATTTTAAACAGATGATGAATAAACGCTCGGAGAGAGTAATAGAAATTGCAGTAAAAGGTATGTTGCCTAAGGGGCCGCTAGGTCGTGTTATGTACAGTAGGCTTAGAGTATATGCAGGTAGCACACATTTACATTGTGCGCAAACTCCGAAAGTTATAAATTTTTAG
- a CDS encoding Do family serine endopeptidase has translation MKIKKLFTLLNIPFLLGISHSYAVMQKTPVSTEISSLKTMPSLAPMLDTVLPAVVNIHVEGTQPVRKLTLPKEFKYFFGPDIPGGNFGSKPFEGLGSGVIINSNKGYVVTNNHVVNGADKIKVQLNDGREFNAKLIGHDEQTDLALLQILKFKNLSEIKMADSDTLKVGDFAIAIGNPFGLGQTATSGIVSALGRSGLNLEGLENFIQTDASINRGNSGGALVNLHGELIGINTAILAPGGGNIGIGFAIPSNIVKNLSQQLIEFGEIKRGQLGIKGTELTADIAKAFNIDIQRGAFVSEVLPGSAAAKANIKAGDIIVSIEGKPIQNFAELRVKIGTTVPGKIITLGLLRDGKIKTVSVLLDDKASVSVNANEEILTPALQGASLSNGYLKNGVKGVQVIDVIKDSPAYSIGLQKGDLIIGLNRIKIQNLSQLRQILNEKPSVIALNILRGDTNIFLLLR, from the coding sequence ATGAAAATAAAAAAATTATTTACATTACTAAATATACCATTTTTATTAGGAATATCACATTCTTATGCTGTTATGCAAAAAACCCCAGTATCTACAGAAATTTCATCATTAAAAACTATGCCAAGTTTAGCGCCTATGTTAGATACGGTGCTACCAGCAGTTGTAAATATACATGTAGAAGGTACACAACCCGTTAGAAAACTTACATTACCTAAAGAATTTAAATATTTCTTTGGACCAGATATACCTGGCGGTAATTTTGGATCAAAACCATTTGAAGGATTAGGATCAGGAGTTATTATTAATTCTAACAAAGGTTACGTTGTAACTAATAATCATGTTGTTAATGGAGCAGACAAAATTAAAGTACAACTTAATGACGGAAGAGAATTTAATGCTAAATTAATAGGACATGATGAACAAACTGATTTAGCATTACTACAAATATTAAAATTTAAAAATCTTTCTGAAATTAAAATGGCAGACTCTGATACTTTAAAAGTGGGAGATTTTGCTATTGCGATAGGTAATCCTTTTGGATTAGGTCAAACAGCAACATCTGGGATTGTATCTGCTTTAGGAAGAAGTGGTTTAAATCTGGAAGGATTAGAAAATTTTATTCAAACTGATGCCTCTATAAATAGAGGAAACTCAGGAGGCGCTCTAGTTAACTTACATGGAGAATTAATTGGAATTAACACCGCAATATTAGCTCCTGGCGGAGGAAATATCGGAATCGGGTTTGCTATTCCTAGTAATATTGTGAAAAATTTAAGTCAACAATTAATCGAATTTGGGGAGATAAAGCGCGGTCAACTAGGAATTAAAGGCACAGAACTAACTGCTGATATAGCTAAAGCTTTCAATATAGATATACAACGCGGTGCATTTGTTAGCGAAGTTTTACCGGGATCTGCTGCTGCTAAAGCAAATATTAAGGCTGGAGATATCATTGTATCTATAGAAGGAAAACCAATACAAAACTTTGCTGAATTAAGAGTAAAAATAGGCACTACCGTTCCGGGAAAAATTATAACATTGGGTCTATTAAGAGATGGAAAAATAAAGACAGTATCAGTCTTGTTAGATGATAAAGCCTCTGTTAGCGTTAACGCCAATGAAGAAATATTAACTCCTGCATTACAAGGAGCATCATTAAGTAATGGGTATTTAAAAAATGGTGTAAAAGGTGTGCAAGTTATAGATGTTATCAAAGATTCTCCCGCGTATTCTATTGGCTTGCAAAAAGGCGACTTAATAATTGGATTAAACCGCATAAAAATACAAAATTTATCACAATTAAGACAAATCCTAAACGAAAAACCATCAGTAATAGCTCTAAACATTTTGCGTGGAGATACTAATATATTTTTATTACTTCGATAA
- the rpsU gene encoding 30S ribosomal protein S21, whose product MPIVKIRENEPFDVALRRFKRSCEKSGVLSEVRRREFYEKPTTERKRARASAIKRHVKKMHRENLKRARLY is encoded by the coding sequence ATGCCGATAGTTAAAATACGTGAAAATGAGCCGTTCGATGTGGCTTTACGCCGATTTAAAAGATCTTGTGAAAAATCTGGAGTTCTATCTGAAGTACGTCGTAGAGAGTTTTATGAAAAACCAACTACGGAACGCAAACGTGCTAGAGCATCCGCAATAAAACGTCATGTAAAAAAAATGCATCGAGAAAACCTAAAACGCGCTCGTTTATATTAA
- the tsaD gene encoding tRNA (adenosine(37)-N6)-threonylcarbamoyltransferase complex transferase subunit TsaD, with the protein MRILGIETSCDETGVAVYDKYQGLLAHQTYAQNILHADYGGVIPELAARDHIVKIIPLILSVLDQANSSPKDINGIAYTAGPGLVGALLVGATTAKALAYAWKVPAIDINHMEAHLLSPMLEKTPINFPFIALLISGGHTQLVLARDLGKYEILGESTDDAVGEVFDKIAVLLGIKYPGGALLSKMAQQGVSGRYIFPRPMIDRPGLSFSFSGLKTFVARTILSSFYNAQNYADIARAFEDAIVDTLVIKCRRALDQTGLKSLVISGGVSANCVLRSNLLKMMRIRDGKLFYPRIEFCTDNGAMIAYVGCIRLQVGLINRDLSILVRPKWSLEELPKIR; encoded by the coding sequence ATGCGTATTTTAGGAATTGAAACATCATGTGATGAAACCGGGGTCGCAGTTTATGATAAATATCAAGGATTGTTAGCTCATCAAACGTATGCGCAAAATATATTGCATGCTGATTACGGGGGTGTGATTCCAGAATTAGCTGCTCGTGATCATATAGTAAAAATAATTCCTTTAATTTTATCTGTATTAGATCAGGCTAATTCAAGTCCTAAGGATATTAATGGTATAGCGTATACTGCTGGGCCTGGTTTAGTAGGAGCGTTGTTGGTCGGAGCAACTACCGCGAAAGCATTAGCATATGCTTGGAAAGTTCCTGCTATTGATATTAATCATATGGAAGCTCATTTATTGTCTCCAATGTTGGAGAAAACTCCCATTAATTTTCCATTTATAGCCTTATTAATTTCTGGAGGACATACTCAACTTGTATTAGCGCGCGATCTAGGAAAGTATGAAATTTTAGGAGAATCTACAGATGATGCTGTAGGTGAGGTATTTGATAAAATAGCTGTATTATTAGGGATAAAATATCCTGGCGGAGCGTTATTATCAAAAATGGCACAACAGGGAGTTTCTGGGCGTTATATATTTCCGCGACCTATGATTGATAGACCAGGTTTAAGCTTTAGTTTTTCTGGTCTTAAAACTTTTGTAGCGCGTACTATTTTATCTAGTTTTTATAATGCTCAAAATTATGCTGATATTGCACGTGCATTTGAGGATGCTATCGTTGATACATTAGTGATTAAATGTCGTCGCGCTCTAGATCAAACTGGTTTAAAAAGTTTAGTAATATCTGGAGGTGTTAGTGCTAATTGTGTATTAAGATCAAATCTTTTAAAGATGATGCGTATTAGAGACGGCAAGTTATTCTATCCTAGAATAGAATTTTGTACGGATAACGGAGCAATGATAGCATATGTAGGATGTATTAGATTACAGGTAGGCTTAATTAATAGGGATTTATCTATTTTAGTACGACCAAAATGGTCTTTAGAAGAGTTACCTAAGATTAGATAA
- the rpsI gene encoding 30S ribosomal protein S9: protein MEIDKLNIANQYYGTGRRKSASARVFIRPGTGTITINKRILNEYFAKYSVQNVVVRPLQVTNLLRDLDVYVTVKGGGVSGQAGAIRHGVTRALLQYNDKLRGVLRLNGFLTRDAREVERKKIGLRKARRKPQFSKR, encoded by the coding sequence ATGGAAATAGATAAATTGAATATTGCTAATCAATATTATGGTACTGGCAGGAGAAAAAGTGCTTCTGCTCGGGTTTTTATCAGACCTGGTACTGGAACAATAACTATTAATAAGCGCATTTTAAATGAATATTTTGCAAAGTATAGTGTTCAAAATGTTGTAGTAAGGCCTTTGCAAGTTACTAATTTGTTGCGCGATTTAGATGTATATGTAACTGTTAAAGGCGGTGGTGTATCTGGCCAAGCTGGAGCTATACGCCATGGCGTGACACGTGCGTTATTACAGTATAACGATAAATTAAGAGGTGTTTTACGTTTAAATGGTTTTCTTACTAGAGATGCTAGAGAAGTAGAAAGGAAGAAAATTGGATTACGTAAAGCACGTAGAAAACCGCAGTTTTCTAAACGTTGA
- the plsY gene encoding glycerol-3-phosphate 1-O-acyltransferase PlsY, with amino-acid sequence METSFIIIIILAYFFGSISSAVLICKILCLPDPRFFGSNNPGATNILRIAGYKIAIVVIMFDALKGAIPIWLGYYLVMMNPKFLGITAIFSCLGHMYPVFLKFRGGKGVSTAFGSISAMNYDFFLIMISLWITIILISRYASLSAIVTASVVPFYTWYFQYQYLFAIIVISTLIVTKHIPNIKLLWIKQEKHIWGNKNKKAIHNDKKSL; translated from the coding sequence ATGGAAACTTCTTTTATTATAATAATAATATTAGCTTATTTTTTTGGATCAATATCCAGTGCTGTTTTAATTTGTAAAATATTATGTCTTCCGGACCCAAGATTTTTTGGATCTAATAACCCTGGAGCCACTAACATCTTAAGAATTGCTGGTTATAAAATCGCAATAGTAGTCATAATGTTTGATGCACTAAAAGGAGCCATACCTATATGGTTAGGATACTATCTCGTAATGATGAATCCTAAATTTCTAGGAATAACAGCTATCTTTTCTTGTTTAGGACACATGTATCCCGTATTTTTAAAATTCCGAGGAGGAAAAGGTGTATCTACTGCATTTGGATCTATTTCAGCAATGAATTATGATTTTTTTCTAATCATGATAAGCCTTTGGATAACAATTATATTAATATCTCGATACGCTTCCCTAAGCGCAATTGTTACAGCATCAGTAGTACCATTTTACACGTGGTATTTTCAATATCAATATTTATTTGCAATTATAGTAATATCTACTTTAATTGTAACAAAACATATTCCTAATATAAAATTACTATGGATTAAACAAGAAAAACATATCTGGGGAAATAAAAATAAAAAAGCAATACATAATGATAAGAAATCATTATAA